Below is a window of Microtus ochrogaster isolate Prairie Vole_2 chromosome 5, MicOch1.0, whole genome shotgun sequence DNA.
TCCCTTCTGGGATAAACTCTACCATGACGATCCCAAGAACCCACCATTTGTTACCCTTTCTCTCAGAGTCCATGCAGGAGGACTGTTCCCATGGTGATGCAAGAATTTGGGGTCTGTTGGTAATTTTGGCTAGACTTTGTTGTCCTGTCCTGAGGAAATCCTGCCACTTGTATATTTGCAGAGAAATTAAAAGTTTAGCAATCAGGAGAAAGAAACTGTTGGCTGAGGGCAGTGTTTGGAAGGACAGGAAAGGGAGCCAGAGAGGGTGAGCCAATCACAGATGTGGATGGAGTTCTTCGCAGCCTGGCGGGGGTTCTTCTCCCAGAGTAAATGGGGAAGCCCCAAGAGTGCAGCCCTAGAGGGTGCTGATGGAGAGAGCTGTGGCAACAATCCAGGTCCTGATTGAAAGAGAAGATTCAGTGAGGTAGAGGGTACAGTGTGAGTGAAGGCTGGGTGGGACGTGCAGAgagaagtgagtgtgtgtgtgtgtgtgtgtgcatgcgtgtgcatgcatgtgtgtgtgagagagtgtgtgagtgtgtgagtatatgtgtgtgtgtgagagtgagtgtgtgcacgtgtgcatgaatgtgtgtgtatgtgtgtgagtgtgtgcgcgtgtgcatgaatgtgtatgtgagtatatgtgtgtgagtgtgtgtgagagtgagtgtgtgcgtgtgtgcatgaatgtgtgtgtgagagtgtgtatgtgagtatatgtNNNNNNNNNNNNNNNNNNNNNNNNNNNNNNNNNNNNNNNNNNNNNNNNNNNNNNNNNNNNNNNNNNNNNNNNNNNNNNNNNNNNNNNNNNNNNNNNNNNNtgtgtatgtgagtatatgtgtgtgagtgtgtgtgagagtgagtgtgtgcgtgtgtgcatgaatgtgtgtgtgagagtgtgtatgtgagtatatgtgtgtgagtgtgtgtgagagtgagtgtgtgcgtgtgcatgaatgtgcgtgtgtgagaatgtgtgtgagtatatatgtgtgaatgtgtgcgtgcgtgttcgtgtaagagtgtgtgtatgtgtgtgagtgtgtgtgcgtgtgagggtgtgtgtatgtgtgtatatgtgcatgtgtgtgcgcgcgtgtgaggatgtgtgtatgtgtgtgtgagtatatgtgcatgtgtgtgcgcgcgtgtgagggtgtgtgtatgtgtgtgtgagtgtgtgcacatgcacttgCATGTGAGCTGTTTGCAGAGGCACTGTAGGGGGGAAAGGACTTTTATAAAAACAGCAGCCGGTGCACTGTTTTCCAGGGAGTCCTTGAGGACACGGGTTTAGTTTGAAACAGGCAGAATTCAGGTCAGGTGGAGCTATAGTCACTGGCAGAGCGAGCGGAGGAAAACGAAGGGTCTTTCTGGGCACGGACAGGGTTGGCGCTCAAGGGAGGCTGCTGTGACTTTTGACAACTCTGATCTTTTCCTGCGCCAGCTCATAGACGGCATTGTGAAGAACGAGAAGTCTGACCCCAAGGTGAGGACTAAGGACGATGACCGTATTACCCTGGAGGGCTCCACCAAGGAGAAGATGAACAACATCTCCATCCTGCTGAGTGACCTGGAGTTCAGTGACACCGGCAAATATACCTGCTTCGTGAGGAACCCCAAAGAGAAGGACCTGAACAACTCTGCCACCATCTTCCTCCAAGTGGTTGATAAGTGTATGTagtaggggtgggtgggggtagTAGGGTAGGAAGGACTTGGGGTGCCCATCTCAGGATAGCATTGAAGAGTAGGCAGAGTAGGCCATGCTGGcgatttctttctctttacacTTGCAAGAGttactggagttacatatggaaGGTAGAAGAAGTCAGCTATGGAGTGGCTTGGGACTAGCACTGAGTACCTTTGAGCCTTGATTTCCTAGTCCATAGAATAGACACATGGCTGCCTTCTGTCAGGGTGACTGTGAAGGCCAGGGGAGCTAGCTGGGAGTGTTTGGTGGCATtaggctctctgcatgtgggtgGTCTTTGCTCCTTTGTGTATAGCAAGTGTTGGATGGCTGTCAGGTGTTGTTGTAAAAGATGCTGCGACTGGTACACAGAATTCTTCTTTGTGGAGTGTGTAGTTCAGAGTAAGGCAAGCAGATCGACAGCCCCAAGCAGACAGCAGTGGTACAGATGCTTCCCGAAGAGATAGAATGAGGTGTAGTCCTTCCCCTATGGAATTGGGTACAGGTAGGCATATTAAGCAGTGAAGGTATTGAAGACAAGAGCCAGGTAGCCACATGCCTCTACTCCTTGGAGATGGTCAGAGAAGCAAAAGGGGACAAATAGATGAGAAGTTAGGTTGGACACCTTGCAGCTTAGGATGCTGGAAGACAATGCCTTCTGCACGCCCTCCCGCCATGGCCAAATCAAGAAACCCTGGAGATGGGACAGCAGGAGTTGAACTTGGGTTCTTCCAAGGGCAGAGCCTGAGGTCATCCAGGCAGTCTTCCCTGAGTCTGGGGTTATATCTGCAAATAGTGTCACCTCTTCTAGAGGTTTAGGTTCCTGTCACTGCTCTGTGCTTGGCCTTtgcaggaggagaagggaaggggccCGGCACTGATAGAGTGTTTCTGGGTGCCAGGCTCTGAGTTAGAGTTCTCGTTTTAGCTCTATGGCTCTTCTCAGGTGGCTCTTGTCTCTGTATAGAGTTTTTCAGCCATCCTTTCAAATGGTGGAGGTAATTCAGGATAGAAGCTTTGCTCCCCTGACCCCTCCCTGAGGGAGTAATGCAATCAAACCAAGAGCGGGTGTTGTGTAGATAAGATAAAGCCACAGGGAAAGCTGCAGGGGTTCACAGGGTGACTAGGGAGGCTCTTCTGGGAAAGGTGACAGAGCGGGGATGTCTGAAGACAgcgggagaggaagcagagatggctGAGAAGTAAGTTTGTGACTTGTAACTGGGATCTGTGGGTCTGATTTAACCCCTAACTTGTGTGTCGGTGTGTGGGAAGAGGCCCTCCGGTGTGTGTGCTTAGCTGGAAAGGAACCGTGCTCGGGCCTCTCCTGTCTTGGTTGACCTGAGAGGGTCAGGACTGGAGGTGGGGCTGCCGGTTTTGGATTGTGTGTGGTGACTTCACACGATCCTCCACCCACTCTTTCCTCTTCTAGTGGAAGAAGTGGACAATACGGTGACGCTCATCATCCTGGCTGTGGTGGGCGGGGTCATTGGACTCCTGGTTTGCATTCTGCTGCTGAAAAAGCTCATCACCTTCATCCTCAAGAAGACCCGAGAAAAGAAGTGAGCTGGCTCCCCATCACTCCAGTGCCCCCTCAGCCTGGTGCCCTCTCCCGTGGCCCATGCCCTCCACCTCCATCCACCCCTGCCAGTGGCAGTGTCTCCACTGCTTCCGATGCCACTGCTGTCCTTTGCTGTCCCTACAGCCCTTGCTTCAACTCTCTCTCAACCTCTCTCCACCTGctcttccctctccagccctctccctcccccatcctgtcagccttcctctctccctcccccatcccgtcaatctttctcttctcatttgaACTACCTACCCCAAAGTTCACCATAAGATTTAGGAAGTCTACTTCTTTTCCGAGTTATACTTCTCATTTTGGCTCTCTTTTATCAGAGAGAATGTGAATTCATGTATAGAAACCCTAGAATGGAAAGACTTTTTTAGGGAGAT
It encodes the following:
- the Scn4b gene encoding sodium channel subunit beta-4; protein product: MFWAGDRGKTLARWLGTGLLGLFLLPMSWSLEVSVGKATTIYAINGSAILLPCTFSSCFGFENLYFRWSYNSTDTYKILIDGIVKNEKSDPKVRTKDDDRITLEGSTKEKMNNISILLSDLEFSDTGKYTCFVRNPKEKDLNNSATIFLQVVDKLEEVDNTVTLIILAVVGGVIGLLVCILLLKKLITFILKKTREKKKECLVSSSGNDNTENGLPGSKAEEKPPTKV